A genome region from Populus alba chromosome 5, ASM523922v2, whole genome shotgun sequence includes the following:
- the LOC118030440 gene encoding F-box protein AUF2, which translates to MIEAMDGFDRLPDSLILLIFNSISDIKTLIRCRSVSKRFNSLVPQTESLSLKVDCVISAESDSDSLFTLFKSLLKSIHDLFKPDPKPTARNQTQNSPARILSQFDRIRDLQIELPAGDLKLEKGAVIKWRAEFGKSLKSCVILGFRRVANPDGNSADEEIDFTGGLKTRVVWAISALIAASARHYLLNDVVKEHREMERLVLVDREGEGTVAMEKEGLRECREAARGGQWEEDGGRTVVPCVRMRMRHEQRVQLKDGVWMEGVTLVVVRPCSGGGDGEDAELALGAFGGGIYGEAVQVLLKNKSYLLEMNSF; encoded by the coding sequence ATGATCGAAGCAATGGACGGCTTTGATCGGCTCCCGGACTCCTTAATCCTCCTCATCTTCAACTCTATCTCCGACATCAAGACACTAATCCGTTGCCGTTCCGTTTCGAAACGTTTCAACTCACTCGTCCCCCAAACCGAATCCCTCTCTCTCAAAGTCGACTGCGTTATCTCAGCTGAGTCGGACTCCGACTCGCTCTTCACTCTCTTCAAATCTCTCCTGAAATCCATCCACGATCTCTTCAAACCCGACCCCAAACCCACGGCCCGAAACCAAACCCAGAACTCCCCGGCCCGAATCCTCTCCCAGTTCGACCGGATCCGTGACCTCCAAATCGAACTGCCAGCTGGCGACTTGAAATTAGAGAAAGGAGCCGTTATCAAATGGAGAGCTGAATTCGGCAAGTCGTTAAAAAGCTGCGTTATTCTAGGGTTTCGCCGCGTAGCAAATCCCGATGGAAATAGTGCTGACGAGGAAATTGATTTTACGGGAGGGTTAAAAACAAGAGTTGTGTGGGCAATAAGTGCGTTGATTGCAGCATCGGCGAGGCATTATCTGTTAAACGACGTCGTCAAGGAGCATAGGGAGATGGAGAGGCTGGTGTTGGTGGACAGAGAGGGGGAAGGGACGGTGGCGATGGAGAAGGAAGGGTTGAGGGAGTGTAGGGAGGCGGCGCGTGGAGGACAGTGGGAGGAGGACGGGGGGAGGACGGTAGTGCCGTGTGTGAGGATGAGGATGAGGCACGAGCAAAGAGTGCAGTTGAAGGATGGAGTTTGGATGGAAGGTGTGACGTTGGTGGTGGTCAGGCCTTGTAGCGGCGGAGGGGATGGGGAGGATGCTGAGTTGGCATTGGGTGCGTTTGGTGGTGGGATTTACGGAGAAGCTGTACAGGTACTTCTTAAGAATAAGAGTTATTTATTGGAAATGAATTCCTTCTAA